DNA sequence from the Sandaracinaceae bacterium genome:
GTATTCCGAGACCAAAGCCATCGCCGAGCGCGCGGTGCTGGCGGCGAACGAACCCGGCTTCACGACGTGCGCGCTGCGCCCGCGCGGCGTGTGGGGCCCGCGCGACCTGCAGGGCGCCATGCCGAAGATGGTCAAGCGCATGCACGACGGGAAGCTGCCCAACGTGTCCGGGGGCAAGCGCACCGTCGCGTCCATCTGCTACTGCGAGAACGCGGCCGAGGCGTGCATGTTGGCCGCTCGCTCGGACCGGGTGGGAGGCAAGGCCTACTTCGTGGCGGACGCGGAGCCCATCGACGTGTGGGCGTTCTGCGACGAGCTCGCCGCGCGCTTCCAGGTGCCGCCCATCGCGCGCACCCTCTCGCCGCGGGTGCTGTGGGTCCTGGCCACGGTCCTCGACGTCGTCTGGCGCCTGCCCTTCCTCGCGCACAAGCGCTCGCCACCCATGTCGCGCTACCTGGCGTCGCTCCTCATCCACAGCGCGACATACGACCTCTCCGCTGCCCGCCGCGACTTCGACTACGCTCCCATCGTCGACCGTGAGACGGGCTTCAAGCGCATCGAGCGCTGGCTGGGCGAGGGCGGCCCCGCGTCGTTCTACGCACACCTCTGACAGGAACCGCACCATGAGCATGGACACCTTCTTCCAGCAGATCGTCTACTCGGCCGCCAACGAGGATCCGGAGTCCGAGCGCCGAGCGCTGCGGCTCGGTCCGACCGACCGCGTCCTGTGCATCACGGGCAGCGGGGCGCGCCCGCTCGATCTCCTGATCGACGGTCCAGAGCGCATCGTCGCCGTGGACTTCAACGTGCGGCAGAACCACCTGCTCGAGCTGAAGATGGCGGCCATCGCGCAGTTCGAGCGCGACGAGTGTCTGTCGTTCCTGGGCGTGACGCCGGGCACGCAGCGCATGGCCCAGTTCGCTGCCCTCGAGGAGCGCCTCTCCGACGCCGCCCGCGCGTACTGGCGGTCCGAGCCCGCTGCGCTCGAGGGGGGCGTGATGTACTGCGGCGTCTGGGAGAGCTACATGCGCAAGGTGAAGCGCGTGATGCCGCGCCGGAAGCTGCTGCAGCAGCTCATCACCGCCAAGGATCTCGAGACCCAGCGGGCGCTCTACGCGCGCTGGAACAACTGGGTGTGGGCGGCTGGGATGAAGCCCCTCGGGTGGCGCTGGGTGTGGAAGACCGTGCTCAAGGAGCCCGGGATCGAGTTCGTGCCCGAGTCGGTCTCGGTCTCCGACCACCTCATGGCGAGCTTCGAGCGCGCCGCCACGGAGCGGCTGCTGTGGACCAACCCCTACATCCAGCTGATGTTCGGCGACGGCTACCACGAGGAGGCGATGCCCCTGCACCTGCAGCCGGGCCACTACGAGGCTCTCCGCGGGCGCCTCGACCGTATCGAGCTGGTGCACGCACCCTTGGTGACCCACCTGGCCGAGCACGAAGGCGCCTACACGGCGTTCTCCGTGTCCGACTTCTCGTCCTACGCCGACCCCACGATGTACCGCTCGGTGTGGGAGGCGCTGCTGCACGCCGCCGCTCCCGGCGCGCGTGTGTGCGAGCGCTTCTTCCTGGTGCGCTACGAACCGCACACGCTGTTCCCGGGGGCCATCGAGCGCGATGGGGAGCTCGAGCGACAGCTTCAGGAGGACGACCACACGTACATCTACTCCTTCAACTGCGCGACGGTGCTGAAGGCCGGCGTCTCCGCGTAGCGTTCTCGCTGGGCCTCGCGTAGCCAGATGGGCGCGAGCGCGTTCACCTTGGCCGTCGCGTACTGGACGGAGGAGCCGACGGTCTCCATGTGCAGGCCGCTGCTCACCCACAGCGTGCGTCGCTGCCCCTGAACACGCTGCTCGAAGTGCTCGTACCAGCCCGCGGCGAGGTCTTCGGGCGCGAGGTGCGGGAAGTAGTCGGGGTGGTGGTGCACGCTGGCGCTCGCCCGGTCCACCATGGTGGCGTTCAGCTCGCGCGTGAGGTCGCGCTCGACGACGTCCAGGATCTCGGCGTCCGTGCGCTCGTGCGCGGGGTCGGCGTAGAGGTTCAGCGTCACCCAGTCCGAGTCGGGGTAACGCTTGTAGGCGAACACCACCCCCCCGAGGCGCTGCGGTTCCACCGCGTTGTCCACCACGACGTGCGCGATGTCCGTCAGCCCGGCGACGCGGCACAGCACGGTGACGTAGTGATTGCAGCGCACCTTCGCGAGCAGCGCGCGTTCGTCTTCGGTCGCGTCCAGGAAGGGCAGCTGCGGGCGCAGCGGCACCGCGATCACGAGGTGGTCGAAGGTCTCCCGCGAGGTCGCCGTCTCGACCGTCACGGACCCCTCGTGCCGCTCGACGCGCAGCACCTCCGCGTGGAGCCGTGCGCGCGCTGCAGGATACGCGCTCGCGACCCGCCACCAGATGCCCTGCATGCCGCGCTCGAGGCGGTAGACGGGGTTCCACAGCACGTCGGGGCGCGCGTATTGGTGGTAGTACAGCAGCGGCGCGGTCAGGCCCGGGGCGCTCGTGTCCGCGTACCCGAAGGCCTGCATGCCGAAGCTCACGGCGCGGTTGAGGGTGCTCGTGTGGACGCTGCTGAACGGCCGGTGCAGGGCTGGGGGGCGCCCGGCGTAGTCCAGGGTGGGGCGCCGCGAGTACCGGAACAGGCCGAGTCGAAAGCGCAGAAAGTCGAGCAGCCCGAGCAGGAGAAGCCACGGCCGGAGGACCAGCAGACGCGCCCACGTGCGGCCCGTCACGGGCGTGCCTCCGCTGTAGAAGCGGTACTTCGCGCGCTGGGGCTCGGCGGCGTCACAGTACGCGATGCCGTGGCGAGCGAGCAGGGCCTCGAGGTCCGCGGTGCTCCAGCTGTCCTTGGAAAGCACCCCGGCGCCGAGCTCGTAGCCGCCCGGTGCGCCGTTGCAGGGTGTACCGTCGGGGAACACCGTGTGGCACTTGCCGCCGAAGTAGGCGTTGCGCTCGAACACCGTGACCTCGAACGCACCGCCCCAGCGCCGGTGCGAGAGGGCCTCTGCGGCTCCCCACCCGGACGGGCCGCCGCCGACGATGGCGACGCGCAGGGGCGGGGCCGCTTCGCGCGCTTCCGGCTCACGCCCGTCGCTCATGGCGGACTCCACAGCAGCTGACCGCGCGCGACGACGCTGTCATCGGCGCGCCGCGTGAGCGCGACGAGCGCTCCCGGCGCGCGGTTGGATGTGCTCCACACGCGCGCCTCGACCCAGTCGCCCACGTGGAGCTCGCCCTCGTAGTCGACCGCCACCTGCGTAGCCCCTTGGAAGTGCTCTCCGGCGGCTCCTGGCAGGGCCCCCGTGAGGAGCGCCAGGCGCCGCGTGTCGTCCAGGTAGTCCACCACTTGCGTGTGGCCTGCGTGACGCCCGCGGTTCTCGTCGCTGGGCAGCACTTGGAACGCGCGCGTGTAGCGCGGTGCTCCCGCCGGCACTGGCAGGTCGCGCCCGAGGCGCAGGGGCTGCGGGTGTCCATGGACGCGCGCCGTGACCGCCGGATCCACCGGGGCGGGCCTGCGGTCGGCGCCCACCCGCACGAACACCAGCTGGGCACGTGCCAGCAGCGCCCCGTCCGTGGCCCGCGTGAGCTCGTGCTCGATGGCGTAGCTGCTCGTCCCGCAGCGCGAGAGCCACACCGCGACGTCGATGTCCGCAGGCTCGAGGAGCTGTGCGTGCAGCTCGATCCGGATCGCGCGGGCCAGCCCGTGGTTCAGCGCATGGTGCACCGCGTCGTGCGTCGGGATCTGTGCGCGGGCGTGCTCCATGAAGTCCATCAGCACGCGCGGGCGCGCGACGCGCGAGCCGTCGATCTCGTGCCAGCGGCTGGTGAGCCTGCTGCGGAACAGGGTAGGCGCGCCGGGGCGCGCGTCGGCCGGGGACGTCACGGACGGACGCTTGCGCTCGATTCCGTTTCCCTGCAACCACCGACATGGGTCGCCCGCCACGCTCCCGGGTGGGCGGCGTCGGCTTCCCGACCCGCAGCGGTCGCGGCGTGGCCGATTCTACAGCGCGAGCTGCACACGCCGCTGCCGCTGGTCGACCAGGATGAGCTGCCGCGCCCACGACGCGACCACGATCCGGAGAGTCCCGTCAGCGTCGGTGTGGAGCTCGGTCACTATCGTGCGCGGTGGTGCCGGCGGCTCGGATGGCACGACGACCGACGGGTCGAGCGTGGGGGCGTCCGACGGGATCGGCGGGGGAGAGGCGTCGGTCTGGGTCACCTGCACCGCTTCGTTCGCGAGCGGACCAGGCTCGCTCGGTTCCCGCGTCGGGTCACGCCGCAGCAAAACGCCCTCGCCCTGGTTGACTCCACCGAACACGAGGAACGGCGAGCCTGGCTCGCGCTGCGTCCAGGTGCCTTCACCCGTGAGCGCCGGGTACGCCGAGAACGTGTAGCGCCCGTCCGCGGTGAGGCGGTACTCGCGCCGCCAGCCAATGGCCCCGCCCGGGCTCGGGATGGATCCGCTGACGGCCCAGGTGCCCACCAGCTGGTCGGCCGCGAGCGGCGCGCTGGCCTCGACCCACGCGACGGCCGCAGGGGTGCGCGGGCCGAAGGGGTCGACCTCGCTGCGGAGCACCACGCGCACCTGTCTGCCCTGCGCGACGGTGTGTGTCGCCGCGAGCACGGTCCACGTTCCGCGCGGTTCGAGCATCAGCACCTCGCTGCCCATGCGCAGGGCCTCCACCTGCCCCGGTGCCCGCGCGGACTGCGGAGCGGCGCCCTCGGGTGTGGTTCCAACGGCTGGTGGCGCCCCTGCGATGGGTGGTCCGGACGCAGGCGGGCCACTGGCGGAACCTCCCTGCGTGTCGGATCCCGGTGCGCCTGCGTGCTGTCCCTCGCCGTCGGCCCCGCTCGTTCCGGCGGTGCTCGTGGTGGGCGCAGGAGCGTCCTCGGGGGCATGGGCCGCGCCCTCCGGCCCATCCGAGGCGGTGGCGCGCGGGCGCACACAGCCGGTCGCCAGCAGGCACGCCATCTCCAACCCAGCGAACGCCACGCGGCGCGACAGGAGACCAGCAGACGGGATCATCGGGAGCACCTCCATGACTCGAACGACCGTTGTACCGCGATGCGGGAACACGCGTCATCCGTCGTCGCCGCGGCGCACCAGCGTCGCCACTCCGTCGTCGGCCTGGTACGCTCGCTCGCGTGACGCCCGGGACCCAGCTGGACACCATCCGCATCCGCGGCCTGCACGTCGAGTGCGTCGTGGGTGTGTACCCGCACGAGCGCGAAGCCAGCCAGCCCCTGCACGTGGACCTGGACCTGGTGCTGGACACCGAGGTGGCCGCCGAGAGCGAGCGCGTGCGCGACACCGTGCACTACGCGGCCGCCGCCGCGCAGGTGGTGTTCCTGCTGAAGAGCTGCCACTTCCGCCTGCTGGAGACGGCCGCGCACGTCATCGCGCGCTACCTGCTGGCGCCACCCTCGCCAGACGAACAGCGCGCGCTCGTGCAGCGTGTGCGCGTGCAGCTCACCAAGCCGGGCGCGCTGCGAGGCTTCGCGGACCCCTCGGTGGAGATCGAGCGCAGCCAGGGCTGGGCCACCTTCGTGCAGGAGCAGAAGCCGTGGGGCACCGTGGACATCATCCACGAGACGCGCGACGCCGGCATCTACCGCCTGAACATCCAGCCGGGCGGCGAGATCCCGCTGCACGTGCACCGCGTCATGCGCGAGAGCGAGATGGTGCTCACCAGCGGGCTGCACTGCCAGCGCGCGCCCGTCCCTCCTGGCACGGTGCACCGTTGGCCGCGCGGCGCGGCGCACGTCTATCACAACCCCACCGAGCGCTGGCAGACCATCCTGTGCGTGGACTCGCCCGCGTTCATCCCCGAAGACGAGTGTCCCGTGAGCGGCGAACCCGCCGACGTACCCCCCGAGCCCCCCTGGGGCCCCTACGCAGGAGTTGGCGGATGAGAGTGAGCAGCGGGCGAGTGTTGGTCACAGGGGCGAGCCGTGGCATCGGGCGCGCCGTCGTGGCGCACCTGGTGGAGTGCGGCGCGCGCATCGCTGCGGTCGGGCGCGACGAAGAGGCGCTCATGCAGGTGGCGCGCATCTCGTCGCGGCAGGTCACGGCCGTGGTGGGCGACCTCGCGCGCGAGCACGAACGTGAGCTCCTGGTCGGGCACGCGGCCGAAGCCCTCGGCGGGCTCGACGGCGTGGTGCACTGCGCGGGCCTGGTCAAGTACGAGCCCGTGGGCACCATGACGCCGCAGGCCCTCGAGATGATGTGGCGCGTGAACCAGCTGGCGCCGACCCTGCTCAGCCAGGAGGCCGCGCGCATCATGGTGCAGCAGGGCCACGGCGGCTCCATCGTGACCGTGAGCAGCACGCTCGCCGAGCGCCCCGCGCCCTCGACCGTGGGCTACGCGGGCACGAAGGCCGCGCTCGAGGCGACCACGCGCGGTTTGGCGAAGGAGCTCGCCGCGCGCTCGATCCGCGTCAACGCGGTGGCCCCAGGGGTCGTCGACACGGACATGGTGCGTCAGCCGCGTGTCGCGCCGGGCACGCAGGTGCCGGTCGGGGCCGAGCGGGACCGCATGGTGGCCGAGCAGCTGGAGGCGCTGGCCTACCTGCACCCGCTCGGCCGGCTCGGGAACGCGGCCGAGGTGGCCGAGCTCATCGTGCAGGTCCTCGACGCCGAGTGGATGACCGGCAGCGTGGTCACGCTCGACGGCGGCCTGAGCCTCTGAACGGGTCTGGTACTGGCGCTTCAGTCGCCCACGTCGAGTGCGTGCTCCGCGTCCATGCCCATGGCCTCGCG
Encoded proteins:
- a CDS encoding dihydroneopterin aldolase, whose amino-acid sequence is MTPGTQLDTIRIRGLHVECVVGVYPHEREASQPLHVDLDLVLDTEVAAESERVRDTVHYAAAAAQVVFLLKSCHFRLLETAAHVIARYLLAPPSPDEQRALVQRVRVQLTKPGALRGFADPSVEIERSQGWATFVQEQKPWGTVDIIHETRDAGIYRLNIQPGGEIPLHVHRVMRESEMVLTSGLHCQRAPVPPGTVHRWPRGAAHVYHNPTERWQTILCVDSPAFIPEDECPVSGEPADVPPEPPWGPYAGVGG
- a CDS encoding FAD-dependent oxidoreductase encodes the protein MSDGREPEAREAAPPLRVAIVGGGPSGWGAAEALSHRRWGGAFEVTVFERNAYFGGKCHTVFPDGTPCNGAPGGYELGAGVLSKDSWSTADLEALLARHGIAYCDAAEPQRAKYRFYSGGTPVTGRTWARLLVLRPWLLLLGLLDFLRFRLGLFRYSRRPTLDYAGRPPALHRPFSSVHTSTLNRAVSFGMQAFGYADTSAPGLTAPLLYYHQYARPDVLWNPVYRLERGMQGIWWRVASAYPAARARLHAEVLRVERHEGSVTVETATSRETFDHLVIAVPLRPQLPFLDATEDERALLAKVRCNHYVTVLCRVAGLTDIAHVVVDNAVEPQRLGGVVFAYKRYPDSDWVTLNLYADPAHERTDAEILDVVERDLTRELNATMVDRASASVHHHPDYFPHLAPEDLAAGWYEHFEQRVQGQRRTLWVSSGLHMETVGSSVQYATAKVNALAPIWLREAQRERYAETPAFSTVAQLKE
- a CDS encoding NAD-dependent epimerase/dehydratase family protein → MRAFVTGGSGFLGSHIVDACLARGDSVRALVRPTSDTAYLRSLAEVELVVGDLSDEGALVSALGGIDVVYHSAARVLDYGSRAEFLEANVHGTTRLLAAAKRAGVPRFVFISSPSVVMAGADQVDVDESAPYPDRYLNLYSETKAIAERAVLAANEPGFTTCALRPRGVWGPRDLQGAMPKMVKRMHDGKLPNVSGGKRTVASICYCENAAEACMLAARSDRVGGKAYFVADAEPIDVWAFCDELAARFQVPPIARTLSPRVLWVLATVLDVVWRLPFLAHKRSPPMSRYLASLLIHSATYDLSAARRDFDYAPIVDRETGFKRIERWLGEGGPASFYAHL
- a CDS encoding DUF3419 family protein, whose protein sequence is MSMDTFFQQIVYSAANEDPESERRALRLGPTDRVLCITGSGARPLDLLIDGPERIVAVDFNVRQNHLLELKMAAIAQFERDECLSFLGVTPGTQRMAQFAALEERLSDAARAYWRSEPAALEGGVMYCGVWESYMRKVKRVMPRRKLLQQLITAKDLETQRALYARWNNWVWAAGMKPLGWRWVWKTVLKEPGIEFVPESVSVSDHLMASFERAATERLLWTNPYIQLMFGDGYHEEAMPLHLQPGHYEALRGRLDRIELVHAPLVTHLAEHEGAYTAFSVSDFSSYADPTMYRSVWEALLHAAAPGARVCERFFLVRYEPHTLFPGAIERDGELERQLQEDDHTYIYSFNCATVLKAGVSA
- a CDS encoding SDR family oxidoreductase gives rise to the protein MRVSSGRVLVTGASRGIGRAVVAHLVECGARIAAVGRDEEALMQVARISSRQVTAVVGDLAREHERELLVGHAAEALGGLDGVVHCAGLVKYEPVGTMTPQALEMMWRVNQLAPTLLSQEAARIMVQQGHGGSIVTVSSTLAERPAPSTVGYAGTKAALEATTRGLAKELAARSIRVNAVAPGVVDTDMVRQPRVAPGTQVPVGAERDRMVAEQLEALAYLHPLGRLGNAAEVAELIVQVLDAEWMTGSVVTLDGGLSL